Below is a window of Cataglyphis hispanica isolate Lineage 1 chromosome 14, ULB_Chis1_1.0, whole genome shotgun sequence DNA.
ACAAGCTAAATTACTCTGAAGTTGTTTGCGAAACTGTGGCGTCTCTAGCAGCGATGCTAGCAACTAATCTTTCTCGAACTTTCTAGATTTGCATGTTTGAACATATGATGTTCGGGCACAGTGTGAAACATCGACAAGTTaaacgggaaaaaaaaaattaaaaattagacacaATGATTATCCCTGTACGCTGCTTTACGTGCGGAAAAGTAATTGGCAATAAATGGGAGGCATATCTTGGACTTCTTCAGGCAGAATATACGGAAGGGTAACGTTTCTATATTTGAAATCTTGATTTCTAACCTTTTTGGAGATTGTTGAAATTGGattgttaattttgttattacattGCACGTTGTTTTAACAAAACTGTCtactttactttaaaaatgatGTATGTATTAAATCTCGTAAGATGAGAAAATCAGATAATCTGATAGAGATTTGTGTGTTTCAGAGACGCCTTGGATGCGCTTGGCCTTAAAAGATATTGTTGTCGCAGGATGCTGCTTGGGCATGTAGATCTAATTGAAAAGTTACTTAACTATGCGCCATTAgagaagtaatttatttaactatgaatatttaatatcaataaatctttacatctatttttgagtcatttcaatatcaaattcATGTGTCAtatgaattattgaaattattccaatttttGATCTCTATCCATCATAaggttttattataattatagaatgtagaaaaaaaacaacattgCTAATAATCTATTTGTATAAGtgtgttttttatttgttaacaaaaagaaaaagaattaaaacggTTTTATTCACAATCgaattgattttcttttaatcttatatgattttataaaagatgagTGCAATTACATTATGGCAACAGCAATGctgcaagataaaaaattaaaaatataaattgaaggGCAGTGTCCtctttacaaaatgtaaaattatttttatttcataacttCAACCAATGTTATGTATTACAAGTTTCTGTCATAAatggtaaaaattttatttatacaaaaatttgtctGCTTATAATAAGAGTCggagcaatatatatatatatatatattctgtgtaTGCATGTGTATTTGATTCTcaaaagcatattttaatattcattttaaatgcaatgttGGAAGACTGCCTGACTATGCttgagcaatattttttctataatgcaGATGGCATGCACTTATTTCACACagaatctgttatttttttctcggaaTGCGTTTTTAAATCCTTGATTCAATcatcttttttgtaaaaatattttttttctctaatataatagtaaacattaaaatatataccaaCTAGGATatagcattatatatacatatatattgtaaattttagcaaatttagtaaaaatacatgtgggttttttatcaaaatatctttcaagGCAAGATTATGTAGATAATATTTGttgataaattacaattagatTTCTTgaattacaattttgtataaatgcaCAATATCAAAACTTCTGTTCTATA
It encodes the following:
- the LOC126854388 gene encoding DNA-directed RNA polymerases I, II, and III subunit RPABC5: MIIPVRCFTCGKVIGNKWEAYLGLLQAEYTEGDALDALGLKRYCCRRMLLGHVDLIEKLLNYAPLEK